The genomic region CGTGGGAACGAGCGCATACCGGGCAACCGTCGAAGCGGTGGCGACATAGGTGACCGGCTGTGCCGGACGGTCGCCTGCACCGGACCGGCCAGTGCCTGCCGCTCCCGTGGGTCGGTCGTTCATCGCGTCCTCCTGGGGTCGAACGAGGAGATCGCGGCGAGCTCCTCGAACAGTTCACGCTCCCGTTCGCCAAGCGTGGGTGGCACCATGACGCGGAGTTCGGCGTACAGGTCGCCGTTCGCACCGCGCGGGTTCGGCATGCCCTCTCCGCGCAGCCGCAGCCGACGGCCGCTGGACGAACCGGCGGGTACTGTGACCTTGGCTGTGCCACCGCCGGGGGTGGGCACCGGCACGGTCGCACCCAGGGCCGCCTCCCAGGGGGTGACCGGGATCTGCACGTGGACATCGCGGCCGTCCAGCCGGAACCGGGGGTGGGACTGAATCCTCACCCGCAGGTGCAGGTCGCCCGCGGGTGCGGCACCACTGCCCCGGCCTCCCTCTCCCGCCAGCCGGATGCGCTGCCCGTCGGTGACGCCCGGTGGGACGTCGACCTCGTAGCGCCGCGGCTGCCCGGTGGGTCCTGCGAGTGTGACGGCACGGCGGCCGCCCTTGTACGCCTCCTCGACGGTGAGCGGCAGTTCGGCCTCCTGGTCGGCTCCCGGTACGCCCGCGGAGCCGGCGCCTGCGCCGAAGAGCGAGCCGAGCAGATCCTCGATGTCGACATCCTCGGCTGAGAACCCATCGCCGAAGCCGGTGGTGTACCGGCCGCCGGGGCCGGCCGCGCCTGCGGTCCGCCGGGCACGGGGTCCGCCACCCGCTCCGGCCGCGACCCGGTCGTCGAAGTCTTCGGGGATCTTGCGGAAGTCTTCGCCGAAGCGGTCGTAGCGTGCCCGGGTCTTCGGGTCGGACAGGACGCTGTATGCCTCGTTGAGGTCCTTGAAGCGTTCCTCCGCCGCCGGATCCTTGTTGACGTCGGGATGGTGCTTGCGGGCGAGCTTGCGATACGCCTGCTGGATCTCGTCCTGGCTCGCGCTCCGCGACACTCCCAGCACTTCGTAGAAGTCCCGTGCCATG from Streptomyces sp. QL37 harbors:
- a CDS encoding J domain-containing protein; this encodes MARDFYEVLGVSRSASQDEIQQAYRKLARKHHPDVNKDPAAEERFKDLNEAYSVLSDPKTRARYDRFGEDFRKIPEDFDDRVAAGAGGGPRARRTAGAAGPGGRYTTGFGDGFSAEDVDIEDLLGSLFGAGAGSAGVPGADQEAELPLTVEEAYKGGRRAVTLAGPTGQPRRYEVDVPPGVTDGQRIRLAGEGGRGSGAAPAGDLHLRVRIQSHPRFRLDGRDVHVQIPVTPWEAALGATVPVPTPGGGTAKVTVPAGSSSGRRLRLRGEGMPNPRGANGDLYAELRVMVPPTLGERERELFEELAAISSFDPRRTR